Proteins encoded together in one Chelonoidis abingdonii isolate Lonesome George chromosome 1, CheloAbing_2.0, whole genome shotgun sequence window:
- the TEX30 gene encoding testis-expressed protein 30 — MGGFTEVKVKIPFGNKYLDAIFSVPDKILTHGVILTHGAGGDMNFSHLVSLVDYLASRGLLCLRFTCKGLNIAYRTKAYKTVVEYLKSSGEYKLSGVFLGGRSMGSRAAASVTRQISQDDNEDFIHGLIFLSYPLHRPKLQSKLRDEDLFFIKCPVLFVSGSEDEMCEKKILEGVASKMKTPTKIHWVEKANHGMAVKGRTPDDIMMEISTQVFLWIKEIIEQEYK, encoded by the exons ATGGGTGGTTTTACTGAG GTTAAAGTGAAGATACCTTTTGGAAATAAATACCTAGATGCTATTTTTTCTGTCCCAGACAAGATATTAACACACGGAGTGATTCTTACTCATGGAGCAGGAGGAGATATGAATTTCTCTCATTTAGTTTCTTTGGTAGACTATCTTGCATCCCGTGGACTTCTGTGCttgagatttacctgtaaaggcCTTAACATTGCTTATAGGACTAAAGCATATAAAACAGTTGTG GAATATTTAAAGTCCTCTGGTGAATATAAACTTTCTGGTGTCTTTCTTGGAG GTCGTTCGATGGGTTCACGAGCCGCTGCCTCTGTGACACGTCAGATTAGCCAAGATGACAATGAGGATTTCATTCATGGTCTGATATTTTTATCTTATCCACTGCATCGACCAAAGCTTCAGTCCAAACTCCGGGatgaagatttattttttattaagtgTCCTGTGCTGTTTGTCTCAGGATCAGAAGATGAGATGTGTGAAAAA aaaatatTGGAAGGTGTGGCAAGCAAAATGAAGACCCCTACAAAAATTCATTGGGTTGAAAAAGCAAACCATGGCATGGCAGTAAAAGGACGAACACCGGACGATATTATGATGGAAATAAGCACACAGGTTTTTTTGTGGATCAAAGAAATCATTGAACAGGAGTACAAATAA